Genomic segment of Arachis hypogaea cultivar Tifrunner chromosome 16, arahy.Tifrunner.gnm2.J5K5, whole genome shotgun sequence:
ACGCTCTCATCAGCATGCGAACAGTCTTTCGCTACTCGATCCTTATCAACATTAGCCTTGTTTGAATTAGCTTGTTTGGCAGTAGAGTGCTTGTCAACACAATTCCTGCATCATGTCTCAAAAGCTTATCAGTACAATTATCAGCAAGTGTTTTGCGGGAAAAACAGTTGTTATCATTATTTGTTggatatttatttatgaaaaactcATCCAGTTAGGTATACCATGTAACTGATCCAAATGTGTGGATGATACATCAACAAGATTTGGGTAAATACGTCAGTTATTGTAAAGTACTAACGAGAAAACCCATCTTTGATGggttttcaaaaacattttgATTGTAATCAGCATAAAGGTAATGACAACACACCTCAGGAATTATTATCAACAACATCCACTATACAATCCAATGGCAGAAAAAGGCTGAAAGATGCTGTTTTTGTACTTACACAGAGTTGGAATATTCTATTGATCCGCCAAGCCTTCGGGTTACATGACAATAGAAAATGCCAGTTAATTTCAATGCATTGGCAGCAACTCTTCCAAGCTCTGTCAATACATCAGTAGCTTTGCTGCTGAAGGTAATTTTCATGATTAATGTCAAAATAAGCCCAAGAAAAACCTGTTCGGATTGGACCAAATATGGAGGAATAGCAAATTACCATCTTGAGTGTTGATGAAGATCCCAATCAAAGAACCTCAGGTGTATTTCCCCACAATTTTTATTGATAAACCTAACAGCATTTGCAAACTCAACTCCAAGAATAGTTTCTCGAGGCTTCTTTTCTCGTGTCTTAAATACAAGATGAAAGAAGACAGAGTCAGACCACATTATCGAGGACCACGAGATGATGCAATCAAGCATGCCCGGACGATTCCAtacatatgtaaaaaaaatttctacCTTAATTAAGTTCAATATAACAATGGGGTTTCCGTATCTCTTAACGAGATTTTCAAAATGAAGTTGTGTGGCTTCAAATTTCTGGTCCTTCTTTGATACTGGGAAGATAGAACAACAGTCAGTGTAAACAACAGAAAAGTGAATAAAAAACGAATAAAGGAAACTGTTGGATATCATACATATAATGTCAGGTTTTATATTCAATGGAGATGCTTCCTGAGACCAAAATAGAGGGATTGAACCCCGAATCTGCACTGCAGAACTTATTTGCATAGGGTCTCCATCATGAGCATCTGCAAAGACTATTTGCTCTGTCTCAACATCATTAGCTACTCTACCCTTTTCATTCACTCCACGTTTCAAATATCTGCACAAGATACAGATTAGATAAACTAAGGAAGATATTCTCTAGATTTGGGAAACAACAATGACAACAAATTATGAGCaacataaaatagaaaaaactGTATAAATTAAAGTGCACTGAGAAACCAGTATAAATTCATAACAATATGGAACAGCAGCTCAAAGGAAATGATGTTATCTAGATGACCAACTTTTATTGTATCATTAACTGAGATAAAGGCTAAACAAAGTGCAAACCTGGTCCCAGCAAAATGGCGTGAGCGTCTAGCAATGATAGTCAAGATGATCTTCCTGTCGGATATAGAAAATTCGACCTAGATACCATGCCATGACAAAAAGAAATTCAGACAACACATAAGATTAGCGTGCATACAATTTTTTGAGGTGCCATCATAGTAATGATATACACAAGTACCATATATTAACAGTTAAAAATATACTCTAGTACCATATAATCAATTAAGATTTAAACAACAAAATGTGTTGGAAATACTTCCCATACCAAAGAGTTGATCTAGACGAATGGATTTCCCAAAATCACGACAACTGAAaactataatttaaaagtttaattgcATCACTATTAACCACTGTCTAAAATGCAAACAAGATTAATTGCACAATTATAATGAGAGACAGACATAGTTAAGTATGATTGATGATCAAGTATAATGTAACAAATATCAGCAACAGAAAAACTTTAAGGACCATAACCATATTACTATTAGCTCTGCTAGTTGCCTTCCTTTAAAAATCATACTATTATCCACTAAAGGAAGCTTCAATCCTACCTGTTTAAAAAAGCCATGTACTAGGGCAACTGTCCACGAAGTATTCTGGAGAGTATTCCTGATTCCACGAGTTAAATATTCGTTCCAAACAAACAAAGTCTCATATGGTAACAGTCCTGGTGGGTTATTAGCAGATAAGTTCTTTTGAAGACTAAGCATGATATGGTATGAGTAGCTGAAAAAGAAGTCCCTTGTAAGATCCACACTGCATAGAAGCTTCTTGTATCTAAGTCAAcaagagaagaaaatgaaaagggaaattAAATGGAGGAATACAAGGAATTAAAATGCTAATCAAAACAATTTATGGATTATGAAAGAGATGAAGTTGAGCAAAGGTGAAAAcagtattttttcttttattggcaGGGTGTGGCAGGTGGTTGGATAGGGAAGGGGGGTGTTCGGTGTACTGGTTCATAATAATTGCTTTGACTTAATAACAATGAACATTGCCCCGGTACCAATGCAAGGATTAATGATAAAACAAAGACAACGAGGGTACCACACGAACGTTTGGAAGCAAACATTTTGTTGGAAGACACAATCAACGTATATGTAAAGGCAAAGAATACAACttagaatttaaataattaaatcacaCAATGTATTTTTTAGGGTACAATACAAACACCTGTAAGTACAATACACCCAGTATAATTCTCAATGCCACTCTATATATTCATTTATATAAACTCCAAATATATTACAATTACATGGAGAATTGACTAGAGACCTGTTCTCATCATTAGAATATGCCATTTTGGATAGCATGATGATATGAGGAACTGTAATCATTTGACTTTTTGTGATAGCATATATATTATGCCCACAAATTGTCccaatcttctttctttttgttatGAGCAGCATGTAGTATGGTCCAAGAAATTTTATAAatcctaaaataaaagaaaattccatggattattgatttatttttatcagTAATTGGAAGAacaaaactagtaaaaataaatGGTTTCTCTCACATATTACATGGATATACCTATGATTCCATAGCAAGTTGTGACAAATTTAAGTCCTCCGGTTGGCTTGTTTCCTTCATGTATCCGCCTAAGAATATCACTACTCTCAGTTTCTGAAAATACTGTTGAATCTTCACTGATAGTAAGTTCAGATGGCTCCAGTCTATCTATCTTTAAGACTTTCCAATATGTTCTGCTTTTGTCTCTTCCAATCATATAAAATTTCTGTATTTAGAAGAAACAAATATAATAATGCTGTATCAATGTTCATTCTGGTAGgtcaaagaaaatgaaaagaataatATTCAACAAAGAAAAGTACTAACATCCAATTAACAAAACTACAGGAAATAACTATATGACAAAAGATCTGCTTAACAAGTAGCTTAATGTAAAGTTGCAAAATCTAAAGGCACACCCATCACAGTCATATGCATGCAATTGAGTAGAGAAATTAAAAGGCAAACTTTTCCTAAAAATTGAGAATCTGCAGGAAAAGTAGATAATCAGAAATCATAGGGAAATTCATAGTAAATCCCTATGAGGAAATTTGCCAATGAAAAGGTGAAATGTATGGAATTAGCTTTGCAAAACTAGTTGACACAGTTAGCACCATCACATGCCTGTGAAGATTAACTGCGATGACAAGAAACTGCACGGCAATATTTGCGGTTCTAGGGAAAGAAAGCATGATGATTATCACACAATGCAAAGAAGAAAAGGAACGAAAACATGATACAGGAGAAGAAAGTAAAGGTAAGGATGATGAATGCATACCGAATAGGTTTCGTAGAGCCTGAATTTTTGCATATACCGTACTTCACCGCCATCACTCAGCTTCTGCTGATGTTGACGATGGTTCTCCATCACCTTCCACCCTGGAGAATCCAGCCCCTCCAAAATATAATGTTTTATTACCAACAATTCAAATTGAATTATTGAAGTTGAACAAGCTTGTTTGTGTCACATGAATCAACAGAGACTCTTCTAGTTCCAGTACacataaaaaagagagagaaaaaaggagaGACAAGAAAGAAGGATCAGTAGCaggtgttttcgaataatgaaTGAATGCTTAATCCAGCTGAGTGACCCaatgacaataacaataacacAGAACTCAGGTTAGCCTTTGGCGGCCACCGGAAAAAGTAATCGGCAAAGGAACTTTCTGAAGTCattaaattaaagacttcttttttttttttttttttgatggaTACTTGGATAGATTAAATTAAAGACATTGACCTTAAAGGTTATTGAACCTTACAGAGGATCATATCTGCTGAGAATGagtgcataataataataagaatataagAGATATTTTgctgtgtgtatatatatataatattagataattagtttttcaattaatattaattattttttaaaaaattattttatttattttaaattttaaatcataaatttatagttctaaattttaaattttaaatcttaaaaatttaaattttttaaaaaacatgaaaatttttagaattaaaaaaattaactaactaaaagttaatttctaaattttttatttatattatataattaacaaaaaattgttgatcataaattttaaattcaaaagtgttatataaaatataaaatatttattttcttaactaatgttatatttattattattattatgcatatTTTATCTATAAAACAACTAATTAGACCTATATATTAATACACAGTAATTGGTTTTGTTCTATAagtaatgtatattttattttgatccaCTTAGTCAGAGTTGTTAGAGATTGtttaaattaaatacaataatGTTAGGAAATCAAGAGGGTACCAGCCAAAAATTAGTCAAATGTCTTTGGGTGAATCTAAAATCTCTATATGAATGATACTTATATTAGACATtaggatgtttcttctactaaatatcggaatgtttctttttcatactaaatgtatgtatttttatatattttataaatttttttatatactaagaatCGGGATTGTTGAAAGTTCCGTGATCTTTGCCTCTATTTCTCCAACGTATCATTCAGAATTTTAATTTGGGGTGAGAagcaattaatatcaaatattataaattaaaaataaataaaattaattaaatataattataaattagttaagtTATTTACTTTTTGACTGATCACCTCTTGGTTTCATATACTTTTCCAATTAAATATcgttaatttgttaaaaaaattattttaataaaagagattttttagtgtattttttaataataaaaaatataagtattagagaaaaacaatttttaaaaattataatttatatttttacttaAAAGAAGATGTTTTAATATActgaatatattaaaaaatatttttatattattgtatccaaatataatttattagaagggatgaagattaaaaaaaaattagtcttagtTTATGTATTTTAGTACATTGTGAGTactcactctttttttttttaccaaagatatgagactcgaacccgcaccctcttaattgagtatggggagattataccatttgaattattactcactctttgatttgttatttagtctcattttaataataaatacaaataaaaaattattacatgcatatttatattttttattttattcatcaaaattatgatgctatcactattatttatccaatcaatcaactataacatacaaataatttttattttttaaaatcttagaaATATAAATTCAATGACCTTTTGAGTTATATGACTAAAGTTTAAAGAtgattttttaaatacatattaattagtaaaattttatattcttatgaattatttttataaattaaaaaaaataaaattactaatatcTATCAGAATAATTATACCTCTCTACCAACAtagatttaataaatatataaaaatttatattttaaaatttaaaattaattttattttaatttttaaatatttaaataaaatataattttaacaaaagacTTCTACAATTAcagaaaatatatattatttggtcttggtttataaattttaaaagagatgagaataaaaaaaattagtcttaatttatataatttaatactttgagtactgtattttttatttgtaatttggtctcacttttaataataaatataaataaaaaaattattacatgcatatttatattttttaaattatactgtaaaatgataaattaaatttttttatttacgatattatttaaatagtatataccattaattatttgttttgtaattatttttttagataaatattagTTTTACTATTCGCAGTAGCGGTTTATGGCCAAGCATTTGCTGGCCATAGGGGATTATGTGTTTAGGTAAATCGCTACTGGCAGTAACGATTTCTATAAATAtatgaaacaatgtatttgcgtctTCAAATTTAAAACAATACAATTACGTATATTTAATggacaaataatttatttatgtaaattacccttctctcttctctctataatCATTTATGCACTAGTAATTATAAAAAGTTATCTGATACAACTTTTTAAAACAGTATTTTTACACAATATTTCTTTAAGCAAATAATATGTTAAaaacattttctaaaaatataattttattgaaaaataaaaacttcttttatttaaaacaaattatcaacttttcaattaaaaaagatatttttattttttctatattatttttaatgataaaatatctctttaaaaagatttcaaaaatttaaaatcaattagAACTAAGTCTAATCAATCATGgatgcatttttctttttcttagtgtatttaatttcttttctgtaACTTCCTCAACTTCTTGTTtactcattattttattttttggaatgttAATACTTAATTGCAATGttctttgaaaattaaaatatgttcATTGGATTAAATGTTTTGAGTTAATTTGTCCGAGTTGAATTGAAGTAGTAACATCGAATAACCAAAATATGAAGAAAAGTGCAATGGTGCTTATGAAAGATTTTTTCAGCATGTGAAAAAAAATACTGGCAAAATGTGAAAAAATGCATGTAAGATCTTGGAAACTATCAGGAGACAAATTCTGTCCAAAAACAGAAGTTACAGCAATTGTAGGataataaaattagattaattcTCAAAACATAAGTGTAATTATGTTATTGGACCCTGTTAGTGTGAAGTTGCGGCCCATTTTTGGAAGTGTATCAATGATATAGATTTTTAGGTCTCGAAAGAAATTGAGAATTCTAAAATAATAAGATTAATAATTGCATGGGCTGGAAACAGACACTACTTGTAATAATAGCATTGGATATTGTATTAGGAGTAATAATGAGTTTCTATTTCCCTTTCACTCTGGAGTCTGGAGGCGACAAAGGTTGGgaaaaaaagataattaacacattgtataagtttacataactatttaaaaaagaaaactgtTAAATATGTATCATTCCATATTTTATTTCACTAATTATCCTATATTGTAAACTCTATTTCCAAAACCTAAATTATAAATCCTACTAAGTATTCTTTGTTGATATGCAGGTCTAATATTGCTGACAACGAATTTGGATTAAAGTGCTATTGATGGCGATGACCACCTTATTACAGGAAAATAAAATATGTCTTTAAAAATGTTCTACTATTATTGTATTAGTCCGGTTATATTTGTTTGATATCTATTTTTAGACATAGCAATTTTTACTAGCGTAAAAGGTAATAATCCAATAGAATTAAGAAAAATTTAGCTTATGTCGTGAATAGATATTtttttcactaatattttaaacAAACTCAAATTTCAATTGATTTTAATCAACAATTTATAATCTGGTTATTAAtgaataagtatataaaattttagtatcttttcataaaaaaaatttaattttatttttatactaaactaaatattttttactaactaactcattagtttatatttattatattattatatattataagtatttattgaaaaataatattaataaatattatataatcataaaaaaattatattattattaataaaaatatttgatctttcttatttatacatatttaattacatttatattaataatcatgactaaaaaaatatacataatttaaatataagtgagtataaaattaaaataatatttaaaaagaattattatgtgtttttattataaaattaatcatTAGCATTTAAAATAATAAGGAACGATATAGTTCAGTGGCAACGAGAGCATTTGGGCACAAAGAAGTTTTACGTTTGAACCAcaagttaataaattttagaacTCTATCTTCAACAGTTCGCTTGAACCGATTTTTACTAATTTTGAACGATTTTTAATTTTGACTGGATATTATTCTTAACCGGATAAAAAATTGAATCGCATCGATTAGAAATCTACTTCACCAATTTTTTGGTCGAGCCGATTCCTACCATTAACATTGAATAGAGATCAGGTGATGTATAATGACTGGTTAAATGAGTAAGACAGAAAAACAAGAAACAACGGTGCATAATATAAGACAATTACGTTattttaaataagtaaataaaaagactaaaaataaatttttatttagattTCCGTTTTAAATTTACATCTCATGGAGTTTTAAATTTTCAGACACTAAGGGAGTACCCTAACAGCAACCTAATTTCTCCTCTATTCCTCATGCAAAACGTATTCATTATCCTGGGCCGTAATGTCCCAACTGCATCGGTTAGCAAACTCAACTTAACTtcttacttcacactatgtaaacCTTATTTTTTGTCTGGAGTTATTTTTCCCATGTTCAGGCCTAGGCCTAGTCTTCTTAACAAGTTTTCTCAACAATttcattcatatcttttcttcATGCAAAACAGACAAAAATATTTTACCTAGCCCAACCTCCTTTCCATGGCCCAGTTAGTCATATTGGTGTCCAGGTCCATATTGctataaataaatattacaatTACTTTGTTAACATAAATTTATTAGTATTACTTAATGGAATGTTTTAACCAAACATAAGTCACATCTCTTCTGAAGCGCGGGACCCCAATCAGAACGCTCCAAGTACATGCTCCAGCTACCGGGCAGCGGTTCACTCATCAACAGCGCATTCTAGCGTGACACGTTTCATCGGCATATGCAGAAAAATCTATGTCTCAGCACCAGAGAATTTTTCAAATATGAAACATGTAACATCCTAAAGAcctaaatctattttttttttaaagaaggaTTTAAAGTAGTTATtagtagtaaaaaattttaatgtattattttaataaatacatagcaTATATATTTGTTCATACCCTATCTCAAAACATAAGTCAAGCCCAATAAGGTTGAAAGGCCCAACTATAAGGATGGCCTCTAACATTCATCCGACCTCCTATAGAGGTCAGATTCGACGAAAACGGACAGCTCATGCTTACCCACGAAAGTAACTACTTTCCCGAATCTCTCACCCACATCTAGAAGAGAGatctcaacaaccctaagatGAAAGGGCGGTTATCCACGATAAGAAGTgaaactacttcagcggtggttattggctcattttctataaataccctgacacatTGAGGTACATTCAAGTTTCAATACACTTAAACCTGCTAaaacccttgctgacttaggcattagagtgctttgcaggtaccacccccaccttcTCACAAACAACTCGGACGATGGGTACAGGACGTGGGATAAGTCGAAACTCACTCCATTGAAGATTCGGGCCTCACTTACAAGCCCAAAGGCaacccagtttcaggtaaccctcgaaacattggcaccgttgccagggacctGGGATTTAGCACTACATGGCGGACGATCAGTATGAAGACGGATGTACAATGTCTGAGCCAAATCAAGAATACCAAGACATGGTCCACAACAACCAAGCACTAGCAATACCTCCTCCAAGAACGTAGGAACCACATGGTGAAGGTCCTTCTGGCGACCAATACCAAAGGAGAATCCCCTCCGAGGTTCGTCTCCCTGAAGGGGAAGAACAACATCATAGCGCTGACATCATAGGATTGCTACATGGATATCAGGGTCGACTTGAGCAATTGGAGTAGGAATTATAGAGACAACGTGAAGCAGAGAGGAGCCTAAGGAACGAGATCAGACGGCGAAGAGAACTGGAGGAGAAGCTCTCAAAGCTGGAATCTAACCTTCGAAGCAAGGATTCCCGCACAGCTCGGGAAGATATAAGAGCCCTGACATGAATCTATACGACGGGACAACTGACCTGAagcatcacctcagcaatttcaaaagtcggatgtacttgGCCGACGCCTCAGATGTGACTCGCTACAAGGCCTTCCCGAGGACCTTGACCAAagcagccatgaagtggtttgatagccTATCCCCTAGGTCGGTTACCAGCTTCGACGACCTTACGCGCAAGTTTCTTACACaattttcaattcagaaagaTAAGGTTAAGCATGCACCCAGCCTACTCGAAGTCAAACAAGAGGTCGGAGATAGAAAAACTGTGATAGAAAAACTGGCTAGGAAAGGTCGGTTGGATAGATATCTCATAAAAAGATCGGAcaatcaagaaaaaagaaaagagacgATGAAGATACTGGACGAAGAGGTCAACCCCGACAGACCTCGGAACGACATATCCACATGATAGTAGAAGAATTTGCCCGAGGAGGACTGACCAAGTCATCTCGGAAGAGGCATTTAAAAGAAGTCTACCAAGTCGGGAATGATGGACCCGACCTCCTGACAATCTCCTTCACTAGAGAAGACGGACAGGATATTGTACCCGGGCACGACGACCCGATAGTAATCACCATGATCCTTGCCAATGCTCACTTGCACAGAACCTTGGTAGATCAAGAAAGCTCATCAGACATACTTTTCAAGCCGGCATTCGACAAGTTAGggctagaagaaaaagagctgaaaTCCTACCCGGATACTCTTTTCGGGCTAGGAGATACTCCAATCAAACTCTTAGGGTTCATTTTCCTACATACCACCTTTGGGAAAGGGCTGAGATCAAGAACCCTAAGTGTGGACTACATTGTTGTGGATGTAGCTTTAGCCAACAATTCCCTAATCGACAGAACAACTCTAAATCGGTTGGGAGTCGTGGCCTCTACTCctcacctctgtatgaagtttcGAACAAAGGAGGGAATTACCACTGTTAAGGGAGACCAAAAGCTGACGAGAAAAtgttacaatgaaagcctgaatTTACGAAACAAGGGCAA
This window contains:
- the LOC112758650 gene encoding phosphoinositide phosphatase SAC2 isoform X1, with the protein product MENHRQHQQKLSDGGEVRYMQKFRLYETYSKFYMIGRDKSRTYWKVLKIDRLEPSELTISEDSTVFSETESSDILRRIHEGNKPTGGLKFVTTCYGIIGFIKFLGPYYMLLITKRKKIGTICGHNIYAITKSQMITVPHIIMLSKMAYSNDENRYKKLLCSVDLTRDFFFSYSYHIMLSLQKNLSANNPPGLLPYETLFVWNEYLTRGIRNTLQNTSWTVALVHGFFKQVEFSISDRKIILTIIARRSRHFAGTRYLKRGVNEKGRVANDVETEQIVFADAHDGDPMQISSAVQIRGSIPLFWSQEASPLNIKPDIILSKKDQKFEATQLHFENLVKRYGNPIVILNLIKTREKKPRETILGVEFANAVRFINKNCGEIHLRFFDWDLHQHSRCSKATDVLTELGRVAANALKLTGIFYCHVTRRLGGSIEYSNSVNCVDKHSTAKQANSNKANVDKDRVAKDCSHADESVDYIIEPLMFQSGVLRTNCIDCLDRTNVAQYAYGLAALGRQLETLGFFESSNIDLDDPIAMEIMALYESMGDTLALQYGGSGAHNKIFSEKRGQWKAATQSREYIRSFQRYYSNTYLDGNKQKAINLFLGHFQPQQGKPALWELDSDQYCTVGKHGPSSVDSNVRSTIRRSLSDGSILCETDTTIRSMEHINCQHSGKSDQHSLLEISPDIRICGSDVCHCRQIYSGEFEDPVEDHICYDEHGNSYDCSDVLDVDWPSSSANSCEEETLERSTFISSKNILNELRAEKTGCTRQTESCTKIQRRGQIEVQLNKDTKFTKSFGRWVNHEDGGCFWSKDC
- the LOC112758650 gene encoding phosphoinositide phosphatase SAC2 isoform X2, with amino-acid sequence MENHRQHQQKLSDGGEVRYMQKFRLYETYSKFYMIGRDKSRTYWKVLKIDRLEPSELTISEDSTVFSETESSDILRRIHEGNKPTGGLKFVTTCYGIIGFIKFLGPYYMLLITKRKKIGTICGHNIYAITKSQMITVPHIIMLSKMAYSNDENRYKKLLCSVDLTRDFFFSYSYHIMLSLQKNLSANNPPGLLPYETLFVWNEYLTRGIRNTLQNTSWTVALVHGFFKQVEFSISDRKIILTIIARRSRHFAGTRYLKRGVNEKGRVANDVETEQIVFADAHDGDPMQISSAVQIRGSIPLFWSQEASPLNIKPDIILSKKDQKFEATQLHFENLVKRYGNPIVILNLIKTREKKPRETILGVEFANAVRFINKNCGEIHLRFFDWDLHQHSRCKATDVLTELGRVAANALKLTGIFYCHVTRRLGGSIEYSNSVNCVDKHSTAKQANSNKANVDKDRVAKDCSHADESVDYIIEPLMFQSGVLRTNCIDCLDRTNVAQYAYGLAALGRQLETLGFFESSNIDLDDPIAMEIMALYESMGDTLALQYGGSGAHNKIFSEKRGQWKAATQSREYIRSFQRYYSNTYLDGNKQKAINLFLGHFQPQQGKPALWELDSDQYCTVGKHGPSSVDSNVRSTIRRSLSDGSILCETDTTIRSMEHINCQHSGKSDQHSLLEISPDIRICGSDVCHCRQIYSGEFEDPVEDHICYDEHGNSYDCSDVLDVDWPSSSANSCEEETLERSTFISSKNILNELRAEKTGCTRQTESCTKIQRRGQIEVQLNKDTKFTKSFGRWVNHEDGGCFWSKDC